The nucleotide window CTCGCTTTGAATACAGCATGATCTTAGGTAAGAACTTCTTAAAGCACGGCGCAGTAGTGAGCAGTGATGAAGATTACTTGTTAGGTGATATGGAGTAACACCTAAACTTATCTAAGTTCGTATCAGAACAGTTCTAAACAGCCACACATTTCAGCAACGGGATGTGTGGTTTTTATTGAGTGTCCGGTTTTATTGTCGGCGTGCTAATGGTAACTCATTGTTATTAATGTAATTTGTCATATTGTGGCAAGTAAAATAAAGATAAAAAAAGGGCCAACTCTTTCGAGTTGGCCCTTTCCAAACGTTTGGTGGAGCTGGCGGGAGTCGCCTTCAAGTCCCTTAAAAATCAGTAACTTCAATATGTTAGGGTGTTTGTGTTTTATGAGAATAACCCTTTAGTACCTCATCTTAGTACCATATGAAGCTAGTATCAATATCTAAGCGCAGGTTCATAAGTATGGATGCCAGTTCAGTTCCTTATTTGGGAGTTGAACCGATATCTATACTGAGCTAATCATTTAATCTGACTCTTAACGATGTTGATCCTTTCCAACTGCGATGCACTGAGTGAGTGCTGCTTCAATTGTTCATAGCTTTTTAATAGCCTATTTTGTTGGCGTCGAATTTGTCGCTCATTTTGCTCTTCTTTTGCGTTTAACCACTTTTCAAACTGCGTTTGCATCTGCTTGATGAGTTTTTCAATTTCAAGGGCTTCGGTGGCTTTTTGGTGTTGGTATTGCCAAGTTGATAGCCTGCGTCCTTTCTCTTTTTCAATTGGCTCATAGCTCCGGTAGTCTATACCGACATGTTGCAAGACAGCGCTGTTGAATGCTTGTTTAATGACTTTTGTAGCTTTTTTCTGTTGTAGCTCCGTGAGGACTCGATTACCAACAACCTTACCAATCATTAAATGCACATGGTCGCCACTACCTTTGTTTCCTTGTTGCTCCTGCTGATGCAATACTGCTCGAATTTGTTGTCTGTATTGGGCAAACTCAGATTTGTTGAGTCGACAAAGTTTGGCTAAAGCCAATGCGCACTCTTTTACAATGGACTGCCACTGAGTTTTAGTAGGTCGGTAGCCTTTTGGTAGTGTGAGGCAATATTCCATCGCATAGGTCGCTAGAGGCCGTCCTCCACGACGGTTGTAGAGTTGTTGGTTGAGTCGAAATTGCTCACCAGAAATTGCAATTCGGTTTGACGTTTCGGTGCAACCGAACAGGGAAATGAGTGCTTCAGTGTGTTTGTGGTTCACGTGTTTCGGGTTTAAATAATAACGTTCTCTGATTAACACACCGTCGCTACCGAGGCGCACGGGTTGTGTCGTTACAGTCCAGTTTTTAAGCATATTGATATGTTTTCTATAAGCTTAAAAACTAAATTCAGTGATTTCAAACAACCAGCACTTAACCTGTATACCCGATGGTTGGTTCCAGATAGGACAACCCACTTCGTTCCTTCGTTGTCCACTGGTAAGAAGGGGCTTCCCTTCTTAACTACCCTTCATTTGTAGTTGATGATTTATGTTATTACACTTGAAATAAAACTATGAATCATAATTCTCCAATAGCACTGGCTGTAAAGCTGGAAGAATGCCGACAAACAACAATAGACGATTTAGTTATCAATTTGTGCGTCGAAGCTGAGTTCTTAACTAATCAAGATATCAAAAAAAACTCAGGCCGATACCAATGGGTTGTCAAACTCACAGAGCACTGTAAAGATGCGATGGCGTTGGAAGACGTGATAGAAGGGGAGGTTAGTGAGTCTCTCAATTCCTCAAATTGGGATTCGATTATGGCAAGTAAGAAGAAACAGGCTGATGAAATTGTCGAGATAATAGCTAAGCAAGTTATGTTAGCAATTCCTCCTTATAGAGCTTAATAGGTTAGTTGATACAATAGTCTGAGGGAGTTACTCCCTCAGACTATTTTCTTTCTCGACAAGCTTGTTTTGTTAATGAAAACCTTCGATAAAGGTCGCAGCGAACCCTTTCAACCGTTCAGCGATACGAGGAAGGATTGTGCGGCGTGTTCTAAAAGTCATCTTCTCAGTTGTTAGCTGAGCAATGTCATCTGACTTCAAGCTCTCCACATTCAAACCATTTTCTATGTTCGTTACCATTTCACCAAACTTATCGGAGTCGAGCTTCTCTTCCTCGGCAATTTGGCTTATTTCCTTTTGCTTCTGCTCTTCAATGTATTCATCGAATTGTTCGCCTTGTACTAAGCCCTGTAAGCTCTTTTCGATAAACCCTTCAATCAGGTGACGCTTACTGTGAAGTGTTGGCTCAGATGCGAGCAGGTTTGCGATAACCTGACGTTTCTTATCCTTGGCGTCATCACATGACTCTTCTAGCATGGTTTGTAGAAGGTGACGTATGTAGCCTACATTCACGTTGTCGCGTTGAAGCAGCTCTAATTCAAAGTCGATGTCAGCGAGGATTGATTCTTTATCCGTCGGGTTGCCTTTCAACTCTCTGGCTAAATCACCGTACTTCGAGGCGTAATCAACAAACTCTTGTTCTGAAATACCTAGTGCTTCTATGTCGAAATCACTGAAAGTTTCAAGCTGGTTTTTCAGGCGCATTAAAATACGGAACTGTTTAATGAACCCTGCTTGTATGTCTTCATCTGGCAGATCATCAACACTCTGCACATCTGGGGCTATTGCTTTTAACGCTTCAAGCGCTTTGGCGAAGTCTTCTGTCAAACCTCCAAGGTCTGGTACTTCGATGTACTCTGTCGGTTGTTTATTTGAAAACAGTGCAAACGCTTCATCGGCTTGTGGCTTCAAGTTGCGGTAGCACATTACGTTACCGTGAGATTTCACCGTGCCGTTCAATCTATTGGTACGAGAGAAGGCTTGAACTAAACCGTGATACTTGAGGTTCTTATCCACATAGATAGTGTTTAGGCTCGGCGCATCGAACCCCGTAAGGAACATGTTCACTACGAGTAAAATATCCACTTCACCATTTTTGGTACGATTAGAGAGATCTTTGTAGTAGTTGTAGAAGCTGTCGGTATCTTGGGTTGAATAGCTCGTGCCAAATTGTTCGTTGTAATCACCAATGTACGAATCTAGCTTGTCTCGACTATGCACTTTCGCATTGGCTTCCGCTAAGCCTTTTACGTTCACTTCCCCTTCAAACTCTTCCGCTTCATTGACACCATAGCTAAATATGGTCGCAATGTTGAGCTTGTGCTTACCTTCCGCCTTGAGAGCCTTAAAGGTGTCGTAGTAGGTGATTAAATCAGGGACACTCGCCACACACAGCATCGCATTGAACTTATGTTTGGTCTTGAACTTATGAATGCCAATGATGTGCTCACAGACTTGTTTTATGCGCTTAGGAGAGCTGAAGAACTCCGATATATCAATGCTGGATACATCGGCATCTAAGCCTGTTTGTTTGTGCTTTAGCTTGCCGTAATACTCGATGGCAAAAGGCAGTACGTTGTCATCTCGAATCGCATCGACAATCACATAGCTGTGCAGACGTTCACCAAACAGATCTTTGGTAGTTCTCTTTTGAACGCCCTTACCTTCCACTTTTTTAGCGGTGGCGTTATCGGCAAAGATAGGCGTACCCGTAAAACCAAAGAGCTGAGCTTTCTCGAAGAACTCAACAATATTCTGGTGGGTTTCACCAAACTGACTGCGGTGACATTCGTCGAAGATGAAGACCACCCGCTCTTGGCGTAAGTGTTCCACTTGCCCTTTGAAGCGAGGCTTGGTAATCAGGTTATTGAGCTTTTGAATCGTGGTGATCGTCAGCTTGTTGATACGATTTACGTTACTGCTGTAGATCGGTGAGTATTCGGCAACTTGCAGTAGCGCCTCACTATCATCGGCACTTTGTGATGTGGTCGCTCTTGTGGATTGGGGTACAGGTCGAGATCCGAGGAACTGGTTTAATAGACTCTTAGTATCACCTGTACTGTCGACACTGCCTTTTAGGAAGGCATCAAACTCTCTAGCGGTTTGGTAGTCGAGGTCTTTACGGTCGACCACAAACACCACTCTGTCGACGTTATCTAATCTCGATAAGATTTGAGCGGTTTTGAAACTGGTTAGGGTTTTACCACTGCCTGTGGTATGCCAGATATAACCATGCTTATCACTGGTCTTAACCTGCTCTACAATCGCCTCTACTGCGTAAAATTGGTAAGGGCGTAGCACCATTAAAAACTTACCCGTTTCATTCTGAACGATGTAACGGCTGAGCATCTTAGTCAGATGTTCTTTATTCAAGAAAGCATCCGCAAATTGGTGCAGCACATTAATCTTGTTGTTATCGACATCCGTCCAGTGGAAGGTCTGCTTGAATGACAACTCACGGTTGTTTGAGAAGTATTTGGTATTCACACCATTGGATATCACAAACAACTGGATGTAGTTAAACAGCCCGCCTTCTGCACCAAAAGTATGCTTGTCGTAGCGTGTGATTTGGTTGAATGCCTCAGCCATTTCAATGCCACGACGTTTAAGCTCTATCTGCACTAACGGCAAGCCGTTCACCAAGATAGTCACATCGTAGCGATTCTCATATTTACCGTGCATGGTGACTTGGTTCGTCACTTGGAAAATATTCTTTGAGGCATCGGTATTCAACAAAGTGAGGTAGCTGATGGTGCCATCGTCATGCACTACATCGACCTTACCTTTGAGGCGTTTGGATTTGTCGAAGATGTTACCTTTCTCAAGGCTAATGAGCACATTCTCAAATTCACGCTTGGTTAGCGTTAGGTTGTTCGCACGCTCAAGCTGTAGCTTTAGGTTAGCTTTAAGCGCGGCGGCGTTCTCTATCTTGACTGGTTCAAAATTCGCTGCGGTAAGCTGGGCGATTAAGTCATTTTCAAGTTTTGCTTCTGATTGTGTGCTCATAGTTCTTCTTTTTCTAAATCCATTTATTTAACGCAGATAATTGGGCAGTCAACAAGGCAGCAATTGAACGAAGCCCTAGGAGCATAATGCGCTATGTGACGAGGGTGAGCGAAAGCCGCTAACGCCGTTGACGGTTCAATTAGCAAAGTTAAACGAACATCTGTTGCAATAAGCCTTTCTTCCACTCTTTGGCTTTCTCTAGCTCAGAGTTAGCTAGCTCTATTTTCCTATCGATAGATGATAAAAAATTGCTCATCTTGGCTTGTTCCCCCAATGAAGGTACTGAAATATCAAATTTCGACATTGCTTCTTGTGACATTGTTGGAATTGCACCACCCACTATAAATGCTTCAATTTGCTTTTTAACATTACTAGTTATAAGCAACCTTGAAAGAAAATATCCCGACATTTTTGAAGCTTCTGCTTTTATAACCACTATCTGCGGATTGATAGTCGATCGTTCCTTTACTTCGCCAACAAAAGCAGATTTCCCATAAGTAGAACCAGTCTTCACAAACAATATATCTTGAGGTTTTAATTGAATTTCTGGGGATTCATCATATTTAAAATCCGAAATTCTAGTCAGTTTCGAATAATTAAGTTGCCCACCAACAATATTCGTTGGACTAAACGCTATCGCACCTCCATGTTCCACAATATCATTTACTGTATAGCCTCTGTACCCTATGCGACCTTTGATCTGTGCAATATCACCCAACGTCTTCTCTTCCCAATCAGGAAACTCGCTGCCATCACCAGCTTTGAATCGTAGCGTAGGTGGTGTGAAGGTAAGCAGCCCGTCTTGCTCGTGCCACTTGCCATTGAATAACTGCTGCATCACCCCTTTTTTGTACTCGGTGAGCTTGTCTTTCTTCTCTGACAGCAGTCCAATCTTCTCATCGACCTTTGATAAGAAAGAGGCGATTTTTTGTTGTTCAGGGAGGAGGCAGTAAGTAACTTTATACTTATTCAAGAAAGCTTTATTGACGTTCTTTTGCGCACCGGGGTCTGCGATATTGTCCATCTTTCTTTGATGGGTCGATAGGAGGAAATGTAGAAAGTATGGGTCAGTATTTACAGGCTCCAGATTAATCAAACTGTCTGGACAAGCCATTGGTATTTGCAGCACACCTGTATAGCCAATGTTCGCAGCAATAGTTATAAGCACTGTATTTTCAGCGAACAATTTACTTACGCCTAACCCTTTCTCATTCAAAGTTTGAGTAAAGTTACGTATATACCCATTCGAATTTGCGACGTCACTAGTTTGCACAAATGGAATGTTACCGTTGTAATATATAGGGTTATTCCGTGGTCTAGGTGTAAACTTACCTCGTTCGATTTTTGCGATTTTAGGTAGAAAATTTGACGTCCACTCAGCTTCAAACTCACCAAACCTCAGCTTCGGCACATTCGTTTGTTCAGTCATAAAATACTTCCCCTAGAATGGTGCTTTGATATTAAGCTGAGCACAGAAATCAGCGATATCTGCATCCACAGAATGCATCTTGGTTTCAAGCTCAGTTAGCTCTGTTGCTACCGCATCAAGGTCTACTGTTTCTTCTTCTTCAAAGGTGTCTACATAGCGTGGAATGTTGAGGTTATAGTCATTCTCGGCAATCTCAGACAGCTCGGCAACTTGCGAATATTTATCGACTGATTCGCGCTTGCTGTAGGCTTCTACAATACGAGTAACGTCTTCTTCACGTAGATAGTTTTGAGCTTTGCCTTTTTCGAAGTGGTTAGACGCATCAATGAACAAGACGTTCTCTGCGTGTTGTCTTGTTTTCTTGAATACAAGAATAGAGGTTGAAATACCCGTACCGAAGAAGATACCCGCAGGTAAGCCAATGACGGCATCGAGATAGTTTTTGTTCTCGATAAGGTGCTTACGAATATGACCTTCAGCCGCGCCACGGAAAAGAATACCGTGAGGCACAACAACTGCTAGGGTGCCTGTCTCGTTTAACTGGTGAACCATGTGCAGTACAAAAGCAAAGTCAGCCTTAGTCTTAGGTGCAAGTTTACCGTAATCAGCAAAACGCTCATCGTTTAGATGTAGATCATTTGCGCTCCAGTTAGCAGAGAACGGAGGGTTGGCAACCACGGCATCGAAACGCTTATCCAAGTGCATTGGGTGCTCTAGGGTGTCGTCGTTCTTAATGTCGAACTTATCGTAACGCACACCATGCATTAGCATGTTCATACGAGCAAGGTTAAAGGTGCTTGGATTTTGCTCTTGTCCACAGAACTCTAGGTTGGTGCTTTGTCCTTTTTTAGACTGGATCTCTCTCGCCACGCGCAACAGCAATGAACCTGAACCACAGGTTGGGTCGTAAACGGATTTTACATCACCACTTAAACTAACGAGCTTAGCAAGGATTTTAGAAACTTGTTGAGGGGTATAGAACTCACCTGCTTTTTTACCTGCACCTGAAGCAAACTGACCAATCAGGTACTCGTAGGCATCACCCAGTAGGTCTATCTCGGTATTATCGATTTGGAAGTCGATGTTTTCTAGATGAACCAACACTTGGCAGATAAGCTTGTTGCGAGCGTCTGGGTTCTTACCTAACTTGCTAGAGTTAAGGTCGAGTTCTTCAAACAACCCATTGAAGTCATCGGCAGAATCAGCAGAGGTGGTCGATTGCTCTATATCGTTAAGGACGCGGCTTAGCTCATCAAGAATGAACTCAGACTTCTCGCCACGCTTAGCAAGGCTTGAGAATAGCTGCTTAGGGGCAATGAAGTAGCCAAGGTTCTCGACACACTCATCATGCAGTTCTTTAATCAGTTCATCATCAGATTCAGCGCTATTTTCACCAGAGAAAGTGATGCCATCTTCAGCAAGCAGTTCATCACAATAACGGTTCAGTTTGTCTGATAGGTACTTGTAGAAAATCAGCCCTAAAATGTAATCACGGAAGTCATCGGCTGACATATTGCCACGCAGAGTATTGGCGATATTCCAAAGCTGTTTTTGCAATTCTTGTTGGTGTTCACGAACCATGATGTGCCTATGGGTTTAGTTATGACGTTAGTTGCCGTCATCTTACCCAAAATCTAGGTTTTTGTCTTTGAACACCACACATAATCACAGTGCAAAAATACTTTGGAATAGGGAGTTAGAGGTTTTTGAGGGAGAGCTGAAAGGATGGTATTTTTAGGGAGGAGGGGAGCCAGCGTGAATTACTGGCTCAAGCTCTAGGACATTCCGTTCTTTCAGTTGATTAAATAAACGTAAAGAACGGAATAAACGGTTATAGGCGCTAGGGGGCGCTGATGATGTAGTAAAATTTCTTACGCCCAGTTTTGCCACCCATCTTAAAATCAATGAGCTTGCCTGAGAGCTTATCAATGATTTCAATACACTTGTCACGACCATAGTTAGTATGTTTTACCAGATGATCCCTTAGTTCGGTTTTGTCTGATTCAGTGCTGCTTAATAGGTTGGTAATGAGTGAAATAGCATCTTGATACTGATTGACAAACCTTAAGTGATTGCTCTCTTCATCACGCAAAATCTTCTCTTGAGAGTAAGTCTCAGAGTCGACGTTGTAGACAGAATCAACCATATCACCGTAAGGCATGTCTTTTGACTTCTCATAAACGTATGTGAGTTCGAGGGCATTGTTGCCTCGAAGCTTCTGGTTGGTCAGTTTTATGTATTTAGTTTGTAGTCCTGTTTTGTCAATTTTCTCATCTTCAATTTCCATCATGTAGACGCAATCGACATCTTCTTTAAGGTCTGATGTTCCTGAGTAAACAAGGTTGTTATTCAAATCTCGATTCTTGTTAGTATGCCCTAAGCCAATGAACGTGCCGCCTTTAAGAATGAACTCGCTCAGTTTGATTCCGAAGCTACGCATAAGTTTTTTATCCATGGTATCGGCGAATTTTTTCAGTGTGTCGACAATGATCACTGCATGCTTCGCATCATCATCGGTAACTAAACCGTCTAAAATTTTTAATAGAGAATTTGACTCGAATCCGTTGTAACCGGGAGTGATAACTTCAACCCCAATGCTGTCTAAAACTTCTGTTTTTTCTATCACGCCATTTTGGTTGTCGTCGGCATTAATGTAGAAGACATGTAATCCATTTAGTCGGCCAGCAGTGCGGGCTTGTTTAAGTTGATTAATGATCAATAAAGTTTTACCTACATTCGGCGGGGCAAAGAATATGTTTGATTGCCCCTGTAGGAGTAGTTGCTCAAAAATAAAGAAGCTTTCGACGGACTCTTTTTTGATTTTTGCTAGATCTTTATTAATTGAAAAGGCATTAAGCATTGCCAAAGTATTTTTCATATTAGTTATATAACCAGATTCAATATTTAAGTAATGGGAAGCCTCTGTGTGAGACCGTTTCTGTGAGATAAGAAGCTGAATTTACTTGTTCTCAAATTAAGGCGAGCCCTATGACTCGCCAGAAAGTTCTGATGTGTGAGAATTAACGAACGCGGTATGGGAAATATTTGAAGCCGTTTTCCATCACGAATATCTTGTCTTCATCATTGATCACCCAGTGCAGCCCTGCGTCAGCCCAGTCTCCATTAGATTGTTGATATTCCACCGAGAGGATGAAAGACAGGTAGTTACCATTGCGGTCTGTGTAAGCGCGTTCTAGTGGGTATTTGGTGCGGATATTGCCGTGAGTGCTGTATGAGTACATGTGATTTTTTCCTTTATTTAGGTAACAGTGATCCCTCCCCGATTATTGGGGATAGGATTAAAGTGGGTTTAAATTAAGAGTTAAGCGGCGGATTTCTTCTGCATGTAAGGCAGTACAGAAGCCGTATGTGATGTATCAATCCTGTTTACAACCGGAGCTAGTATGGCTGGGCTGTACTGGTAGCTATATGTGTCGAATGATTCAGAACCGTGCTCAAGACCAATGACAGACTTAACTAATTCCTTTGATGATTTTTCTACCTTTTCGGCGTTCTCATGCCCTGCAATAGATTCGACAAGCTCCATAGAGACTAATTTCTGCTTTAATTCATTAACAAAATTATGACGAAATGAGTGAGCATTAAATCCTTCTCCTGATTGGATACCGATTTTTTCACGACGGCGTTTAAACCATTTTGAAGCATTATGTGAAAAGTACCCATTAGTAGGTGTCAGTTCAGAAAATACCTGACCATTCTTTTTAGAATTCACAAACTCAATAAAGCCTTTCTTTAGCAGCTCATCATGTAAAGGAACAAGTCTAGTCACACCTGTTTTAACACTCTGATTTTCAAAGGTTTCACGAATGATGATGCAATGAAAACCGTCAGCAATAACAACATCATCAACCCATAGTTGGCATATTTCATTGAGCCTTGCCCCTGTATACCGTAATAGCAGAGGAACCCAGTAATAGTATGGATGCAGGTATTTATGCTTTTCATAGTCGGAAATTGAGAAAATATCTTGTAAGTGCTTTTCTGTGAAAGGGAAACACTTTTTTTCTTTATTGGTTTTCGCAGTTGGCAGTTTGTAAAAAACATTATCAGTAACATAGCCGTGTGACTTAGCCCAAGCCAAGAATGTAGACATTTTCTGGAAATGCCCCTTAGCCGTAGATAGCGCAATGTAGTCTTTAGGTTCTAACAAGGATTCATTCCTCGCAATTAAATCGAACCCTTCTAGCCCTTTAAACTCTTTATACTTTTTGGGGTTTTTAGGCCTATAGCAATAGGCGTGGGCAATCTGCTCAGCACCAAGGCGATCAAGCTCATTGAGTTCTGGGAAATCCATAAAATGAAGGAAAATTTTAAGGATATTCTTATCTTGGTTAATATTTTTACGCTTTGATTTTTTGAGTTGAAGACGGTATTTAGTGTACTCATCCAGAATTTCAAAGCATGTTTTACGTTTCACCACCTTATGAGTTTTGCGAGTCGGACGCTCGAATGTTATCGATTCAGTTCCTGAATTGGTCATGATGTTGTAGTTGTGAATTACTTGATGTGAAGCATCACTAGCCGAAGATGAAGTCGCTAAAGACATTCTTTATCCTTAAATTTACTTAATTAGTTTGTCTCCAATTAATGTAGAGTGAAAGGAGGGGAGTTGTAAATAGGCTGCCTTGCCTCTTAAGTTGTTGATTTTTATGTCAATGCAAAAGTCAATGATTATCCTCTTTCTCATCCTGCTGCAAGTATGTGTTTTACATTGACTCCGTAAAAAACTTTGGGCGTGAACTCACGCCCAAAATTTTAAATAATATGTTATTTGTAGAAATTTCTTAGGTTTATGGCGTTATATTGATCAATTTTGATACTGTTTCTATTTCAATTAAGTCAACCACCTCTTTAAGTTGACTTAGATCGAGTTCTTTTCCGTAGCGATCGTACGTGATGTTATTCAAGGTATGCCCCAAGATCGCACCAGCGGCAATATGGGAAACTTGTTTACGTTTGAACTGCGTAGCAACGGTATGCCTAAAGGAATGGAAATCATGACCTCTACTAAAACCGAGCTTGGTTTTAAATCGGCCATACCACTTAGAAGCGGCGCTACCAAAGCCGTCTCGTGAGTCCTTCAGTTCAGGAAAAACACGCTCGTGTTTAACTGAATGTAGGTACTCAATGAAGCCTAGTTCTATTAATTGTCGGTGAATTGGAATAACACGACGACTCGTTAAGTTTTTGAGTTTCTGCCCTTCGTACCTGTCATCGATTTCAATAACCCAAATCCCATCCCGTTGGCGAACGTCCGATTTGTAAAGCTGGCAGAGTTCATTCAGTCTGGCACCCGTTAGACTTGCAAGAAGTGGTAGCCAATAGTAGTAGGGGTGTTTGAACTGTCGCTTAGTATGAATATCGGTACTAAAGATTTTTTGTAAGTCTGTTTTCGTATATGCGTTTTTGGCTTCACTGTCTTTACGCTGTTTTCGAAAGCGTATTGCTTTGAATGGATTGATATCGGTCAATTCGTTTAAATGACACCATTCAAAGAACCCCGACATCTTCTGGCTGTAATCTTTTACCGACTCTTCGCTCAGTGTCGGCATATTAAGTCTCTCATTGAGTTCAATCGCTCCCTTTGCCGTTAGTCCCTTAAATTGGGCGTGCTTTTTCATATTGACGGGATACATGCGTAAGAAGCGTACGGCATCCTCGGCATTACCTCTTCGTATAGCGGTAAGGCTTGTCTTTCCTATTAACCCAAGAACGGTTTGGCACTTAGCTTTCAGCATTCCAACGGCCTTTGGTGATATATGTTGAGCTTTGTAGAGGCAAAAGCGTTCTAGTATCTTTTCAGGGGATAGCGTTTTAGTTTGTTTGGTTTTCGTTTCTGGATGTGTTTTATCTTGAGTGAGTGGTTTTACTTGAGGTGATGTTGCGATGGTAGTTGGCGCTAAGATAGTACGACGAACCTGTATCTCTAGCTCTAATGCCAAGAGAATAGCTTTGTCTTTGTTGGATGTTTTCAGCGAGCGCTTGATCTCATGGAATCCATCAAGCAGGTGTCGATGCTCAGAGGGGATCTGATATCGGAACTGCCAAATGCCGGATTTCGAGATAGATAAATAGTGCATGTCTTAGTACCAAAATGTAGTACAAACAGCCTAATATCGAAGTTATAAATATAAAAAGGGCGGTAAATCAGTGACTTACCGCCCTTTCCAAACGTTTGGTGGAGCTGGCGGGAGTTGAACCCGCGTCCAAAAATCATTCATCATTGGTACTACATGCTTAGTCGATCTTTAATTTCACCAGCAACCTGCGAACCGACACGCTAGTTAAAGGCTAACCTGAATTGTTATTCGCGCTTTTCCTCTCAGGTGGGAGAATCCGCGCTAGCTAGTTTGGGTTTGATCTCTTATTGGTCCCCGTCTTACGAGCGGAAGCTAGGGTAAGAGAGCTCTGAGCAGGTTATTAAGCTGCTAGTGCGTAGTTTTCGTCGTTTGCGACTATTTTTTTGCGGCTTTTAACGTGGCCAACCGC belongs to Vibrio splendidus and includes:
- a CDS encoding site-specific integrase — its product is MHYLSISKSGIWQFRYQIPSEHRHLLDGFHEIKRSLKTSNKDKAILLALELEIQVRRTILAPTTIATSPQVKPLTQDKTHPETKTKQTKTLSPEKILERFCLYKAQHISPKAVGMLKAKCQTVLGLIGKTSLTAIRRGNAEDAVRFLRMYPVNMKKHAQFKGLTAKGAIELNERLNMPTLSEESVKDYSQKMSGFFEWCHLNELTDINPFKAIRFRKQRKDSEAKNAYTKTDLQKIFSTDIHTKRQFKHPYYYWLPLLASLTGARLNELCQLYKSDVRQRDGIWVIEIDDRYEGQKLKNLTSRRVIPIHRQLIELGFIEYLHSVKHERVFPELKDSRDGFGSAASKWYGRFKTKLGFSRGHDFHSFRHTVATQFKRKQVSHIAAGAILGHTLNNITYDRYGKELDLSQLKEVVDLIEIETVSKLINITP